The Kryptolebias marmoratus isolate JLee-2015 linkage group LG18, ASM164957v2, whole genome shotgun sequence genome includes a region encoding these proteins:
- the LOC108250474 gene encoding myelin regulatory factor-like protein, translating into MDPGAARPPLQVLGEHEALQQFFSGQDVSGVLDSSVAVDTSILEQYLCNDMDPSSFMLPESPPDSSSEACSPPQIPDLGYERGCWSTRPEVFQPTTRSASCRFRDPGSAPSTSDPPARPLSCQFRDGGSAPSQLDPQTPEQLHRLGLTNTFIKSGTPPVPPVPPVPLHQDTLHSSEHFFHPERCLQGYTPPTPPSPSVPPSNTYISSVTGPGVIPNVLPPTSNRPLGSASTLHTCSQESKKRRRSESEEPFSGETTCCEGDGTRSSAAGNAGNALCLGSSQLLTWEPYRAELWSTLYSCSFQLLSSPVFHVDTDKGFNYSSADEAFVCQKKNHFQVTAHIGVAADPHFVRTPNGPQEVDHFQLRVFGVKFESPSQQVTIEQSQPDRTKKPFHPVRVSLPAGKITKVTLGRLHFSETTANNMRKKGKPNPDQRYFQMVVGLYAAAGEETLLLSALVSERIIVRASNPGQFEMDSDTLWQRGAAQEAVVCQGRVGINTDAPDEALVVCGNAKVMGAIIQPSDLRAKQNVQEVDSEQQLKRITQMRIVEFDYKPEFASAAGIDQTHQTGVIAQEVKELLPSAVREVGDVICSDGERIQNLLMVDKEQIFMENVGAVQELSKLTDNLETRIQELEVWNRRLAKLKSLTGSLRSTGKPQRHPSVSTTSGPESCKAGTAQKKPSLCLQNKLLQASVFLLLLTMALCVISVSALYLVTLKGGDIDVSPGNSNSSEAPSLTTASTTTVSWTRPPGSWPPDVDFCDLLYCDQVYCCPSPAGGSTDTNVTATEPTRKMETTDRRTEELKHHLKSARDWKNTTIHTFMIKENQQVIDSKYCLRDECGPGRYVFRVPVSQFVPVNMRVTLLMNSTELLVVHLCGLDESTTCSSLLDKNTFTGSRYPSNTQGEHEWPLQVSRLYHSFYHFRSAVAGQADCSTDHHYAGALFTDYHFNFYRRCTDS; encoded by the exons ATGGATCCTGGAGCTGCCCGCCCGCCGCTCCAGGTCCTCGGGGAGCACGAGGCGCTGCAGCAGTTCTTCAGCG GTCAGGACGTCAGCGGCGTGTTGGACAGTTCTGTTGCTGTCGATACGAGCATCCTGGAGCAGTACCTGTGCAACGACATGGACCCCAGCAGCTT CATGCTCCCTGAATCTCCTCCTGATTCCAGCTCAGAGGCCTGTTCACCTCCACAGATACCAG ATCTTGGATACGAGCGTGGCTGCTGGTCCACCCGGCCGGAGGTCTTTCAACCAACAACCCGATCTGCATCCTGTCGCTTCAGGGATCCAGGCTCCGCCCCTTCAACATCAGACCCGCCGGCTCGACCTTTGTCCTGTCAGTTCAGAGACggaggctccgccccctcccAGTTGGACCCTCAGACCCCCGAACAGCTTCACAGATTGGGCCTCACAAACACTTTCATCAAGTCTGGGACTCCGCCTGTCCCGCCTGTCCCACCTGTTCCCCTTCATCAGGACACACTCCACTCCAGTGAGCATTTCTTCCATCCAGAGAGATGTTTGCAAGGTTACACCCCACCTACACCCCCCTCTCCGTCCGTACCGCCCTCCAACACCTACATTTCATCCGTTACCGGCCCGGGCGTGATCCCAAACGTCCTCCCGCCAACTTCAAACCGTCCGCTAGGCTCCGCCTCCACGCTACACACCTG CTCCCAGGAGagtaaaaaaaggaggaggtcTGAGTCTGAGGAGCCATTTTCAGGAGAGACAACGTGCTGTGAAGGTGATGGGACTCGTAGTTCTGCTGCAGGGAACGCTGGGAATGCTCTGTGTCTGGGTTCTTCCCAGCTGCTGACGTGGGAACCGTACAGAGCCGAACTCTGGAGCACTTTGTACAGCTGTAGCTTCCAACTGCT GTCATCTCCCGTCTTCCACGTCGACACGGACAAGGGCTTCAACTACTCCTCCGCCGACGAAGCCTTTGTTTGCCAGAAGAAGAACCACTTTCAGGTCACCGCTCACATCGGTGTGGCTGCAGATCCACATTTCGTCCGAACGCCAAACGGGCCACAGGAAGTTGATCACTTCCAGCTGAGAGTGTTTGGAGTTAAG TTTGAAAGTCCCAGCCAGCAGGTGACCATCGAGCAGTCTCAACCAGACCGCACCAAGAAGCCCTTCCACCCGGTCAG GGTCAGTTTGCCTGCTGGCAAAATAACCAAAGTAACTCTGGGCCGACTGCACTTCAGTGAGACGACCGCCAACAACATGAGGAAGAAAGGCAAACCCAACCCTGACCAGAG gtaTTTCCAGATGGTGGTTGGTCTTTACGCTGCAGCCGGAGAGGAGACTCTACTTCTTTCTGCTCTGGTGTCTGAGAGAATCATCGTCAGG GCTTCCAACCCGGGCCAGTTTGAGATGGACAGCGACACCTTGTGGCAGCGCGGGGCAGCGCAGGAAGCTGTGGTCTGTCAGGGTCGGGTTGGCATCAACACGGACGCTCCTGATGAGGCTCTGGTGGTCTGTGGCAACGCTAAGGTGATGGGTGCCATCATCCAACCGTCTGACCTCCGGGCCAAGCAGAACGTTCAGGAG gTGGACTCTGAGCAACAACTGAAGAGGATCACTCAGATGAGGATCGTCGAGTTCGATTACAAACCAGAGTTTGCCTCCGCTGCTGGAATAGACCAGACCCATCAGACAG GAGTAATCGCTcaggaggtgaaggagctgcTGCCGTCTGCAGTCAGAGAGGTTGGAGATGTGATCTGTTCAGACGGAGAGAGGATACAGAACCTCCTCATGGTGGACAAG GAACAGATCTTCATGGAGAACGTCGGAGCGGTTCAAGAGCTATCAAAGCTTACTGACAACCTGGAAACTCGGATCCAGGAGCTGGAGGTCTGGAACCGGCGCCTCGCCAAGCTGAAGAGTCTGACGGGCAGCCTTCGCTCCACAGG GAAGCCTCAGAGACACCCCAGCGTGTCGACGACATCAGGTCCAGAGTCCTGTAAGGCTGGGACAGCTCAGAAGAAACCCAGCCTCTGTCTGCAGAACAAACTCCTGCAGGCCAgcgtgtttctgctgctgctcaccaTGGCTTTGTG cGTGATCTCCGTCTCAGCTCTTTACCTGGTGACTTTGAAGGGAGGAGACATCGACGTGTCTCCAGGAAACAG taaCAGCAGTGAGGCTCCTTCACTGACAACAGCTTCAACCACCACAG TCTCATGGACCAGGCCTCCTGGTTCCTGGCCTCCTGATGTGGACTTCTGTGACCTGCTGTACTGCGATCAGGTGTACTGCTGCCCCTCACCTGCAGGGGGCAGCACCGACACCAACGTCACAGCCACTGAACCAACAAGAAAGATGGAGACGACAG ataGAAGAACAGAGGAACTTAAACACCACCTGAAAAGTGCCAGAGACT GGAAGAACACCACCATCCATACTTTCATGATTAAAGAGAACCAGCAGGTCATCGACAGCAAATACTGCCTGAGAGATGAATGTGG gcCTGGTCGATACGTCTTCAGAGTTCCTGTCAGCCAGTTTGTTCCAGTCAACATGAGAGTCACCCTGCTCATGAA TTCTACAGAGTTGTTGGTGGTCCATCTGTGTGGTTTAGATGAATCCACCACCTGTTCCTCTCTGCTGGATAAAAACACCTTCACTGGAAGCAGGTACCCTTCAAACACGCAG ggGGAACACGAGTGGCCTCTTCAGGTGTCTCGTCTTTATCACAGCTTTTATCACTTCCGATCTGCGGTGGCT gGTCAGGCAGACTGCAGTACCGACCATCACTACGCGGGGGCGCTCTTCACAGACTACCACTTCAACTTCTACAGACGCTGCACAGACTCGTAG